A portion of the Candidatus Ruthia endofausta genome contains these proteins:
- a CDS encoding GatB/YqeY domain-containing protein, producing the protein MSELKARIIADMKSAMKAKDKATLKAIRMILGVIKQREVDERIELDDMQVLSVVQKMVKQGKDSISQFKEAGRIDLVNVEEAVLVVINNYMPEQLSDVEVNAAINKVIADIGASSMQDMGKLMGLLKSQLGGKTDMGVVSGLIRSKFS; encoded by the coding sequence ATGTCTGAGTTAAAGGCGCGCATTATTGCTGATATGAAATCAGCAATGAAAGCCAAAGACAAAGCCACCCTTAAAGCAATACGCATGATTTTAGGGGTAATCAAACAAAGAGAAGTTGACGAACGCATTGAATTGGATGATATGCAGGTGCTTAGCGTTGTACAAAAAATGGTCAAACAGGGTAAAGATTCAATTTCACAATTTAAAGAAGCAGGCCGTATCGATTTAGTTAATGTTGAAGAGGCAGTGTTGGTTGTTATTAATAATTATATGCCAGAACAATTATCAGATGTTGAAGTGAATGCTGCCATTAATAAAGTAATTGCTGATATCGGCGCGTCTTCTATGCAAGACATGGGCAAGTTAATGGGTTTGTTAAAAAGCCAATTGGGTGGCAAAACTGATATG
- the rpsU gene encoding 30S ribosomal protein S21 produces MPSIKVKENEPFDIALRRFRRTCDRADVIIDVRKKEFYEKPTWVNKRMKAAAVKRTHKEMAKNRVHRKRMY; encoded by the coding sequence ATGCCTTCAATTAAAGTAAAAGAAAACGAACCTTTTGACATCGCACTTAGACGTTTTCGTCGCACCTGTGACAGAGCTGATGTTATCATTGATGTAAGAAAAAAAGAATTCTATGAAAAACCAACTTGGGTTAATAAGCGCATGAAAGCCGCTGCTGTTAAAAGAACACACAAAGAAATGGCTAAAAATCGCGTTCATCGTAAGCGCATGTACTAG
- the rplQ gene encoding 50S ribosomal protein L17, whose product MRHRKSGRRLNRNSSHRKAMFKNMANSLFLHETIRTTLPKAKELRRVVEPLITKAKVDSVANRRNAFSKLRDDAMVAKLFTELAPFYKDCPGGYIRILKAGFRTGDKAPMAIVQLVDFETTTDAAAETTAS is encoded by the coding sequence ATGAGACATAGAAAGTCAGGTAGACGATTAAATCGTAACTCATCTCATCGTAAGGCTATGTTTAAAAATATGGCAAACTCATTATTTTTACATGAGACCATTCGCACAACTTTGCCAAAAGCAAAAGAGCTTAGACGTGTTGTTGAGCCCTTAATTACTAAAGCCAAAGTTGACAGTGTTGCCAATCGTCGTAATGCATTTTCAAAATTGCGTGACGATGCAATGGTTGCTAAATTATTCACCGAATTAGCACCATTTTATAAAGATTGTCCTGGTGGTTATATTCGTATTTTGAAGGCTGGTTTTCGTACTGGTGATAAAGCCCCAATGGCAATTGTCCAATTGGTTGACTTTGAAACCACGACAGATGCAGCTGCTGAAACTACCGCCTCATAA
- a CDS encoding DNA-directed RNA polymerase subunit alpha, with protein sequence MQGSARNFLKPKLVESSQTGLNEFKVILEPLERGFGHTLGNALRRTLLSSMTGSAVTEVVIDGVMHEFSTIDGVQEDVLDILLNLKEVSVALNTAETAQVVIDKKGPCEIIVADIEANGVDITVFNPDKVIATINDEGHMRMTLKISTGIGYDTATSRTDEASSIGGMQLDASFSPIRRVSFTVDAARVKQKVNLDKLNITIETNGSVNAEVAIKRAATILQEQLSSFVELELVEEETALPTSEDFDPQLLAAVDELELTVRSANCLKAEQIYYIGDLIQKSEQDLLRTPNLGRKSLNEIKEVLTEKELDLGTSIENWPPVDLMSE encoded by the coding sequence ATGCAAGGTAGTGCAAGAAATTTTTTAAAGCCAAAGCTGGTTGAGTCTTCTCAAACTGGTCTTAATGAATTCAAAGTAATTCTTGAGCCTCTTGAGCGAGGTTTTGGTCATACTTTGGGCAATGCCCTAAGAAGAACATTGTTATCTTCTATGACAGGCTCTGCTGTGACCGAAGTTGTCATTGATGGAGTTATGCATGAGTTTTCTACAATTGATGGTGTGCAAGAAGATGTATTAGATATCTTGCTTAACCTTAAAGAAGTGTCGGTTGCATTAAATACAGCTGAAACTGCGCAAGTTGTTATTGACAAAAAAGGCCCGTGTGAAATTATAGTGGCTGATATTGAGGCTAATGGTGTTGATATTACGGTATTTAACCCTGATAAAGTGATTGCAACAATTAATGATGAAGGTCATATGCGTATGACACTTAAGATTAGTACTGGTATTGGCTATGATACTGCCACGTCACGCACTGACGAAGCGTCAAGTATTGGTGGTATGCAGTTAGATGCAAGTTTTTCACCCATTAGGCGTGTTAGTTTCACGGTGGATGCGGCGCGTGTTAAGCAGAAAGTTAATCTTGATAAATTAAACATTACGATTGAGACTAATGGTTCAGTCAATGCAGAAGTTGCCATTAAACGTGCAGCAACAATCTTACAAGAGCAATTGTCTTCATTTGTTGAGTTAGAGCTAGTAGAAGAAGAAACGGCATTACCAACATCAGAAGATTTTGATCCACAATTATTAGCAGCAGTGGATGAGTTAGAATTAACCGTGCGTAGTGCAAACTGTTTAAAGGCAGAACAAATCTATTATATTGGTGATTTAATTCAAAAATCTGAGCAAGATTTACTAAGAACCCCTAATTTAGGTCGTAAATCACTTAATGAAATTAAAGAAGTGTTAACTGAAAAAGAGCTTGACTTAGGTACCAGTATTGAAAATTGGCCGCCAGTTGATTTAATGAGTGAATAA
- the rpsD gene encoding 30S ribosomal protein S4, with the protein MARYTGPTCKLARREGTDLFLKSGIRSLDSKCKVTQLPGMHGANARRQKGTEYGLQLREKQKVRRIYGILEKQFRLYYKKASQKKGSTGENLLSLLECRLDNIVYRMGFGSTRAEARQLVSHKSILVNGLVVNIPSYQVSINDEISIREKAKKQSRIQLALELAEQSTQPQWLDIDNKALKGVFKNVPARDELPSDIQEHLIVELYSK; encoded by the coding sequence ATGGCTAGATATACTGGACCTACTTGTAAATTAGCGCGTCGCGAGGGCACGGACTTATTTCTTAAAAGTGGTATTAGATCACTGGATTCTAAATGTAAGGTGACTCAACTTCCTGGTATGCACGGTGCTAATGCACGTCGTCAGAAGGGTACAGAGTATGGGTTACAGTTACGTGAAAAACAAAAAGTAAGACGTATCTATGGCATTTTAGAAAAGCAATTTCGTCTATATTATAAAAAGGCTTCGCAAAAGAAAGGCTCTACAGGTGAAAATTTATTATCACTACTTGAGTGTCGTTTGGATAATATTGTTTATCGCATGGGTTTTGGTTCTACACGTGCTGAGGCAAGACAACTGGTTTCGCATAAATCTATTTTAGTGAATGGTTTGGTTGTTAACATTCCTTCTTACCAAGTGAGCATTAATGATGAAATTTCAATTAGAGAAAAAGCTAAAAAGCAGAGCCGTATTCAATTGGCACTTGAATTGGCTGAACAATCAACTCAACCACAATGGCTTGATATTGATAACAAAGCACTTAAGGGTGTGTTTAAAAATGTTCCTGCTCGTGATGAGTTACCATCAGATATTCAAGAACATTTAATCGTTGAACTGTATTCTAAATAA
- the rpsK gene encoding 30S ribosomal protein S11: protein MAKTPTKKKSKKVITDGIAHIHATFNNTIVMITDRHGNAICWATSGGSGFRGSRKSTPFAAQVAAGSCGEKALAFGMRNLEVRVKGPGPGRDPAIRGLNAQGLKIQSITDVTPLPHNGCRPSKKRRV from the coding sequence ATGGCTAAAACACCTACAAAAAAGAAGTCCAAAAAAGTAATTACTGATGGTATTGCACACATTCATGCAACGTTTAATAACACCATTGTAATGATTACAGATCGTCATGGTAATGCAATTTGTTGGGCGACCTCAGGCGGCTCTGGTTTTAGAGGTTCAAGAAAGTCCACACCGTTTGCTGCACAAGTAGCTGCAGGCAGTTGTGGTGAGAAAGCATTGGCTTTTGGTATGAGAAACTTAGAGGTTCGTGTTAAAGGCCCAGGCCCTGGCAGAGACCCAGCAATTCGCGGTCTTAACGCACAAGGTTTAAAAATTCAATCAATCACAGATGTGACACCACTCCCTCATAACGGCTGTCGTCCTTCTAAGAAACGTAGAGTATAA